From a single Ornithodoros turicata isolate Travis chromosome 8, ASM3712646v1, whole genome shotgun sequence genomic region:
- the LOC135366571 gene encoding baculoviral IAP repeat-containing protein 7-B-like isoform X1 codes for MVLPTVAIKTMSSQEAMSPDVRELLNSYDAAVWPRDLASELATHGFRSEGQGRAVRCVYCNGTMIVREDVGSQHLVIGHLREHPGCRQPVGSVPEEANQRDVELENKLNQLRPFFESKGVPWQLLKDAADIAKRGSAGVPSFADIMHNIVTLQKQTPEAQSRPQVPVSRPQPQQDPDVAEECTESLCKICYQEPVGVAFSPCSHVVCCVQCASLLRTCAVCRADITGFIRVVLS; via the exons ATGGTTCTTCCCACAGTCGCGAT AAAGACAATGTCGTCACAGGAAGCTATGTCGCCAGATGTCAGAGAGTTGCTGAACTCTTACGACGCAGCTGTGTGGCCACGTGATTTAGCCTCTGAGCTGGCTACGCACGGCTTCCGTTCCGAAGGGCAAGGAAGAGCCGTTCGCTGTGTCTACTGCAATGGTACAATGATCGTGCGAGAGGACGTTGGCTCGCAGCACCTGGTGATCGGTCACCTACGTGAGCATCCCGGCTGCAGACAGCCGGTCGGATCG GTGCCGGAGGAAGCGAACCAAAGGGACGTAGAGTTGGAGAACAAGCTCAACCAGCTCCGTCCTTTCTTCGAGAGCAAAGGCGTACCTTGGCAATTGCTAAAGGACGCGGCGGACATTGCGAAACGTGGAAGCGCTGGTGTCCCATCCTTCGCTGACATCATGCACAACATAGTCACTCTTCAAAAACAAACACC TGAAGCGCAGTCCAGGCCGCAGGTGCCGGTGAGCAGACCACAGCCACAGCAAGATCCTGACGTTGCCG AGGAATGTACGGAGAGCCTTTGTAAGATCTGCTACCAGGAGCCCGTGGGCGTGGCCTTCTCCCCCTGCAGCCACGTGGTCTGCTGCGTCCAATGTGCATCGTTACTCAGGACCTGTGCTGTTTGCAGGGCTGACATTACCGGTTTCATTCGCGTCGTTCTAAGCTGA
- the LOC135366571 gene encoding baculoviral IAP repeat-containing protein 7-B-like isoform X2, with protein sequence MSSQEAMSPDVRELLNSYDAAVWPRDLASELATHGFRSEGQGRAVRCVYCNGTMIVREDVGSQHLVIGHLREHPGCRQPVGSVPEEANQRDVELENKLNQLRPFFESKGVPWQLLKDAADIAKRGSAGVPSFADIMHNIVTLQKQTPEAQSRPQVPVSRPQPQQDPDVAEECTESLCKICYQEPVGVAFSPCSHVVCCVQCASLLRTCAVCRADITGFIRVVLS encoded by the exons ATGTCGTCACAGGAAGCTATGTCGCCAGATGTCAGAGAGTTGCTGAACTCTTACGACGCAGCTGTGTGGCCACGTGATTTAGCCTCTGAGCTGGCTACGCACGGCTTCCGTTCCGAAGGGCAAGGAAGAGCCGTTCGCTGTGTCTACTGCAATGGTACAATGATCGTGCGAGAGGACGTTGGCTCGCAGCACCTGGTGATCGGTCACCTACGTGAGCATCCCGGCTGCAGACAGCCGGTCGGATCG GTGCCGGAGGAAGCGAACCAAAGGGACGTAGAGTTGGAGAACAAGCTCAACCAGCTCCGTCCTTTCTTCGAGAGCAAAGGCGTACCTTGGCAATTGCTAAAGGACGCGGCGGACATTGCGAAACGTGGAAGCGCTGGTGTCCCATCCTTCGCTGACATCATGCACAACATAGTCACTCTTCAAAAACAAACACC TGAAGCGCAGTCCAGGCCGCAGGTGCCGGTGAGCAGACCACAGCCACAGCAAGATCCTGACGTTGCCG AGGAATGTACGGAGAGCCTTTGTAAGATCTGCTACCAGGAGCCCGTGGGCGTGGCCTTCTCCCCCTGCAGCCACGTGGTCTGCTGCGTCCAATGTGCATCGTTACTCAGGACCTGTGCTGTTTGCAGGGCTGACATTACCGGTTTCATTCGCGTCGTTCTAAGCTGA